A section of the Flavobacteriales bacterium genome encodes:
- the prmC gene encoding peptide chain release factor N(5)-glutamine methyltransferase, translated as MRIPTNTVGAVIDLYQQDLGGRHPASEVRAIVEAVFHHHLAWDRARLLAERDATLSESELLRVYLPLKRLRCGEPLQYVLGSTTFHGLTIEVGPAVLIPRPETEELVDLIMRSVQHPARIVDVCTGSGCIALALKRRFPQAEVHGLDVSRAALEVARRNAERNDLGVIWTVADVLDERCMLPGAADLVVSNPPYVPLAEAGTLDPHVREHEPALALFVDDEDPIRFHRAIAQQASVALVPGGTLWFEGHHRTIDRVPPMLETMGYREAVLLHDLSGAPRFVRAIR; from the coding sequence GTGCGCATCCCCACCAACACCGTCGGTGCCGTCATCGACCTGTACCAACAGGACCTGGGCGGGCGCCATCCGGCGTCGGAGGTGCGCGCCATCGTCGAGGCGGTGTTCCACCATCACCTGGCGTGGGACAGGGCCCGGCTGCTCGCTGAACGCGATGCCACGCTCAGCGAGAGCGAGCTGCTGCGCGTCTACCTGCCGCTGAAGCGGCTGCGCTGCGGAGAGCCGCTCCAATACGTGCTCGGCAGCACCACCTTCCATGGGCTCACCATCGAGGTGGGGCCGGCAGTGCTCATCCCCAGGCCGGAGACCGAGGAGCTCGTGGACCTGATCATGAGATCGGTCCAGCACCCTGCACGCATCGTTGACGTGTGCACCGGAAGTGGGTGCATCGCACTGGCCCTCAAACGGCGGTTCCCCCAGGCCGAGGTGCATGGGCTCGACGTGAGCAGGGCCGCACTTGAGGTCGCCCGACGCAACGCGGAGCGCAATGACCTTGGCGTGATCTGGACCGTGGCGGACGTGCTCGATGAGCGGTGCATGCTACCCGGCGCCGCCGATCTGGTGGTGAGCAATCCGCCATATGTGCCTCTTGCGGAGGCGGGCACGCTCGACCCGCATGTGCGCGAGCATGAACCCGCACTGGCGCTTTTCGTGGATGACGAGGACCCCATCCGGTTCCACCGGGCCATCGCGCAACAGGCCTCTGTCGCACTGGTCCCCGGCGGGACCCTTTGGTTCGAAGGGCACCATCGCACCATCGACCGGGTCCCGCCCATGCTGGAGACGATGGGCTATCGCGAAGCCGTGCTCCTCCACGACCTCAGTGGCGCTCCCCGTTTCGTGCGCGCCATCCGTTAA
- the ribD gene encoding bifunctional diaminohydroxyphosphoribosylaminopyrimidine deaminase/5-amino-6-(5-phosphoribosylamino)uracil reductase RibD yields MRDDLFMERCLDLARLGAGSAAPNPMVGAVLVRDGKVLAEGWHHAAGRPHAEVECLNAFGEGPVPADAVLFVNLEPCAHHGRTPPCADLLIARGVRHVVVAHPDPFPQVAGRGIERLRAAGVRVDVGLHEAEARWMNRRFLTSVEQERPYIVLKWARSTDGFLDRHPRSERRVQRISSPATDVLVHRWRTEEQAILVGGRTVENDDPSLTVRHVEGRQPLRIILDRTERAPSGSRVFDGSAPTLLFTQRPRADVRTEQVFVPMAADPLDTMLAELHRRSIRSVLVEGGATLLGHFLQRGLWDEAREITGSMVFGAGTPAPRIPKAPARSLRIGADRLDLFVNGTNPGESWCW; encoded by the coding sequence ATGCGCGACGACCTCTTCATGGAGCGATGTTTGGACCTGGCGCGCCTTGGCGCGGGCTCGGCCGCACCGAACCCGATGGTGGGCGCCGTGCTGGTGCGGGACGGGAAGGTGCTGGCGGAAGGCTGGCACCACGCGGCGGGGCGGCCGCACGCCGAGGTGGAGTGCCTGAACGCCTTCGGTGAAGGTCCTGTGCCCGCGGATGCCGTGCTGTTCGTGAACCTGGAGCCCTGCGCCCATCATGGACGCACCCCGCCCTGTGCCGACCTGCTCATCGCGCGTGGGGTGCGGCATGTGGTGGTCGCCCACCCCGACCCGTTCCCGCAGGTCGCAGGTCGCGGGATCGAGCGGCTCCGCGCGGCCGGCGTACGCGTGGACGTGGGGCTGCACGAGGCCGAAGCCCGATGGATGAACCGCCGGTTCCTCACGAGCGTGGAGCAGGAGCGCCCGTACATCGTGCTCAAGTGGGCCCGGTCAACGGACGGCTTCCTCGACCGGCACCCCCGCAGTGAGCGAAGGGTGCAGCGCATCAGTTCACCGGCCACGGACGTGCTCGTGCATCGCTGGCGGACGGAGGAACAAGCCATTCTCGTGGGGGGCCGCACGGTGGAGAACGACGACCCCTCCTTGACGGTGCGCCATGTGGAAGGACGACAGCCACTGCGCATCATCCTGGACCGGACGGAACGCGCCCCCTCGGGCTCGAGGGTGTTCGACGGTTCCGCGCCTACCCTGCTGTTCACGCAACGTCCGCGGGCCGATGTGCGCACCGAGCAGGTCTTCGTCCCCATGGCCGCCGACCCCTTGGACACCATGCTTGCCGAACTCCACCGCAGGAGCATCCGCTCCGTGTTGGTGGAGGGCGGGGCGACGCTGCTGGGGCACTTCCTGCAGCGGGGCCTGTGGGACGAGGCGCGCGAGATCACGGGGTCGATGGTGTTCGGTGCCGGCACTCCGGCGCCCCGCATTCCCAAGGCTCCTGCGCGATCGCTGCGGATCGGCGCCGACCGGCTCGACCTGTTCGTGAACGGCACCAATCCCGGGGAGTCATGGTGCTGGTGA
- a CDS encoding DMT family transporter → MVLVTLTAVFMALLFLIFRSFERRRIALLPAIVINYVVALLCGLAISRPWAAGDLGPLWMPSFLLSALFITVFYLTGSSAQRAGIAATTVASKMSLVLTVTFTVVYFGERQGPLGLVGIALALAGVVLSSWSKDGRSAGRAWSLPVLLFVGNAAIDIGLAWTQRERTTALTEAVLPTMIFGMAGVLGLGWAAARNEHRAFGDPRTWVAGLLLGAVNYGSLYFMVKALANSGLPGSSVFPLMNIGVILFGTLGSAVLFHERPRPLQLAGIATAMIAMVFILLA, encoded by the coding sequence ATGGTGCTGGTGACCCTCACCGCGGTGTTCATGGCGCTGCTGTTCCTGATCTTCAGATCGTTCGAACGGCGGAGGATCGCCTTGCTGCCCGCGATCGTCATCAACTACGTCGTCGCCCTGTTGTGCGGACTGGCGATATCCCGCCCGTGGGCGGCGGGTGACCTGGGCCCGTTGTGGATGCCGTCGTTCCTCCTGAGCGCTCTTTTCATCACGGTCTTCTACCTCACCGGCTCCTCGGCCCAGCGGGCCGGTATCGCGGCCACCACGGTGGCGAGCAAAATGAGCCTGGTGCTCACGGTGACCTTCACCGTGGTGTATTTCGGGGAAAGGCAGGGGCCCTTGGGGCTTGTGGGCATCGCGTTGGCGTTGGCCGGTGTGGTGCTGAGCTCCTGGAGCAAGGATGGCCGCAGCGCTGGACGGGCCTGGTCACTGCCCGTGCTGCTCTTCGTGGGCAACGCGGCGATCGACATCGGACTGGCGTGGACACAACGCGAACGGACCACGGCGCTCACCGAAGCGGTGCTTCCCACGATGATCTTCGGCATGGCCGGGGTGCTCGGCCTCGGTTGGGCAGCGGCCCGCAACGAGCATCGGGCGTTCGGTGATCCCCGCACCTGGGTGGCGGGCCTGCTGCTGGGCGCAGTGAACTATGGAAGCCTGTACTTCATGGTGAAGGCGCTCGCGAACAGCGGCCTTCCCGGAAGCAGTGTATTCCCCCTGATGAACATCGGTGTGATCCTGTTCGGAACGTTGGGCAGCGCGGTCCTCTTCCATGAACGCCCACGCCCGCTGCAGCTGGCCGGCATCGCCACGGCGATGATCGCGATGGTGTTCATCCTTCTGGCATGA
- a CDS encoding YigZ family protein — translation MSKDRYRTLAGPGEAAIREKASRFLAYAFAIADEDAFRSEADRLARIHHDARHHCYAWVLGTDGERERANDAGEPQGTAGRPILRRIHAAGLTFAAVVVVRYFGGTLLGKGGLVRAYGEAAQLALQAAPVIERVVRLPLTVRCDHALAGALRAAVLQADGEIVLASYEERCRMDVLLPSSVIPVFRKNWSVRGVLFGDQPGGK, via the coding sequence ATGAGCAAGGACCGGTACCGCACCCTCGCCGGCCCCGGGGAGGCCGCCATCCGGGAGAAGGCCAGCCGGTTCCTGGCCTACGCCTTTGCGATCGCGGATGAGGACGCCTTCCGGAGCGAGGCGGACCGCCTGGCCCGGATCCATCACGATGCGCGCCACCATTGCTACGCCTGGGTGCTCGGAACGGATGGTGAACGTGAGCGTGCGAACGATGCCGGCGAGCCGCAGGGCACTGCGGGACGCCCGATCCTTCGACGCATCCATGCAGCGGGCCTCACGTTCGCCGCGGTGGTGGTGGTGCGCTACTTCGGCGGCACGCTCCTGGGAAAGGGCGGGCTTGTGCGCGCCTACGGGGAGGCGGCGCAGCTTGCGCTTCAAGCGGCGCCCGTCATCGAACGGGTGGTGAGGCTGCCGCTCACGGTCCGGTGCGACCACGCGCTTGCAGGTGCGTTGCGCGCAGCGGTGCTTCAGGCGGATGGCGAGATCGTGCTCGCCTCGTACGAGGAGCGCTGCCGCATGGATGTGCTGCTCCCGTCCTCGGTGATCCCGGTCTTCCGCAAGAACTGGTCGGTGCGCGGGGTCCTGTTCGGCGATCAGCCCGGCGGGAAGTAA
- a CDS encoding acyl-CoA thioesterase, whose protein sequence is MFEHRCQLRVRYGETDRMGYLYYGDYAEYFEVGRVEALRSLGFSYRRIEDEGVLLPVRDLNVRYHAPAHYDDLLTLVTRIRERPSVRIIFDYEVCDERGSLLTEASTTLVFVDRLTRRPRRTPEDLLAALSPYFPPG, encoded by the coding sequence ATGTTCGAGCACCGTTGCCAGTTGCGCGTCCGCTACGGCGAGACGGACCGCATGGGCTATCTGTACTACGGCGACTATGCCGAGTACTTCGAGGTGGGCCGCGTGGAGGCCTTGCGCAGCCTGGGGTTCTCCTATCGCCGCATCGAGGATGAGGGTGTGCTTCTGCCGGTGCGCGACCTGAACGTGCGGTATCACGCGCCGGCCCACTATGATGACCTGCTCACGCTCGTCACCCGCATCCGCGAACGGCCGTCCGTGCGCATCATCTTCGACTACGAGGTGTGCGACGAACGAGGGTCGCTGTTGACGGAGGCCTCCACCACGCTCGTGTTCGTGGACAGGCTCACCCGTCGTCCGCGTCGCACACCGGAGGACCTCCTCGCTGCGCTCTCGCCTTACTTCCCGCCGGGCTGA
- the dnaA gene encoding chromosomal replication initiator protein DnaA produces the protein MKKDHERIWERCLEVIKDNVSPQSFKTWFEPIRALKLQDHVLTIQVPSQFFYEWLEEHYIGLLKKIIRKELGAEGRLEYSIIMENSFPSANPYTVKVPTSNAREVKNPAVSLPIDVANSPIKNPFIIPGLKKIKVESHLNPNYSFENFIEGDCNRLARSAGYAVAQKPGGTAFNPLLVYGGVGLGKTHLAHAIGIEIKRHHPEKTILYVPAEKFTQQFIEAVKNNTVNDFSQFYQMMDVLIIDDVQFLAGKEKTQDVFFHIFNHLHQSGKQLVITSDKAPVEMQGMEQRLLSRFKWGLSADLQTPGLETRIAILQKKMYAEGIDLPKEVVEYLAYSITTNIRELEGAMISLIAQSSLNKKAVTLDLAKQMIDKFVKNTAREVSIDYIQKVVCDYFDLPIELLKSKTRKREVVQARQIAMYFAKKMTKSSLASIGAHCGGKDHATVLHACRTVNNLQETDKQFRSYLEDLEKKLSIH, from the coding sequence ATGAAGAAAGACCACGAGAGGATCTGGGAGCGGTGCCTGGAGGTGATCAAGGACAACGTGAGCCCGCAGAGCTTCAAGACCTGGTTCGAACCGATCCGGGCGCTGAAGCTGCAGGATCATGTCCTTACGATCCAAGTACCCTCGCAGTTCTTCTACGAATGGCTGGAGGAACATTACATCGGGCTGCTGAAGAAGATCATCCGCAAGGAGCTGGGCGCCGAAGGGCGGCTGGAGTACTCCATCATCATGGAGAACAGCTTCCCAAGCGCGAACCCGTACACGGTGAAGGTGCCCACGAGCAATGCGCGTGAGGTGAAGAACCCCGCCGTGAGCCTGCCGATCGATGTGGCGAACAGCCCGATCAAGAACCCGTTCATCATTCCCGGCCTCAAGAAGATCAAGGTCGAGAGCCACCTGAACCCCAACTACTCCTTCGAGAACTTCATCGAGGGGGACTGCAACCGATTGGCCCGCAGTGCTGGATACGCCGTGGCGCAGAAGCCCGGCGGCACCGCCTTCAATCCGTTGCTCGTCTACGGCGGGGTGGGCCTCGGCAAGACGCACCTGGCCCACGCCATCGGCATCGAGATCAAGCGGCACCATCCGGAGAAGACCATCCTGTACGTGCCGGCCGAGAAGTTCACGCAGCAGTTCATCGAGGCGGTCAAGAACAACACGGTCAACGACTTCAGCCAGTTCTATCAGATGATGGACGTGCTGATCATCGACGATGTGCAGTTCCTGGCCGGCAAGGAGAAGACGCAGGACGTGTTCTTCCACATCTTCAACCACCTGCACCAATCCGGCAAGCAGCTGGTGATCACCAGCGACAAGGCGCCCGTGGAGATGCAGGGCATGGAGCAGCGGCTGCTGTCGCGCTTCAAGTGGGGCCTGAGCGCCGACCTGCAGACGCCCGGCCTCGAGACCCGCATCGCCATCCTGCAGAAGAAGATGTACGCGGAAGGCATCGACCTGCCCAAGGAGGTGGTCGAATACCTCGCCTACAGCATCACCACCAACATCCGCGAACTGGAGGGGGCGATGATCAGCCTCATCGCGCAGAGCTCGCTGAACAAGAAGGCGGTGACGCTGGACCTGGCCAAGCAGATGATCGACAAGTTCGTGAAGAACACCGCGCGCGAGGTGTCGATCGACTACATCCAGAAGGTGGTGTGCGACTACTTCGACCTGCCGATCGAGCTGCTCAAGAGCAAGACGCGCAAGCGTGAGGTGGTCCAGGCCCGGCAGATCGCGATGTACTTCGCCAAGAAGATGACCAAGAGCTCCCTGGCCAGCATCGGTGCCCACTGCGGCGGCAAGGACCACGCAACGGTCCTTCATGCCTGCCGCACGGTGAACAACCTGCAGGAGACGGACAAGCAGTTCCGCAGCTACCTGGAGGACCTTGAGAAGAAGCTGAGCATCCACTAG
- a CDS encoding low molecular weight phosphotyrosine protein phosphatase: MRILTVCLGNICRSPMAEGVLHHRAAATGLTIATDSAGTSHFHIGDAPDRRAQDAMRRHGIDISDLRARQVVAADFERFDLLLAMDAANLRDLRALAPTEALRAKAMLIMDFAPDHPLREVPDPYYGGDEGFNEVFRMLDEAVAGLIAHIRHGR; this comes from the coding sequence ATGAGGATACTCACCGTTTGTCTTGGCAACATCTGCCGCAGCCCCATGGCCGAAGGCGTCCTGCACCATCGCGCCGCGGCCACAGGGCTCACCATCGCCACCGACTCGGCCGGAACGAGCCATTTCCACATCGGCGATGCGCCCGATCGGCGCGCACAGGACGCCATGCGCCGGCATGGCATCGACATCAGCGACCTGCGCGCACGACAGGTCGTCGCGGCGGACTTCGAGCGGTTCGACCTGCTGCTGGCGATGGACGCGGCCAACCTGCGCGACCTGCGTGCCCTGGCCCCCACCGAGGCGCTGCGAGCCAAAGCGATGCTAATCATGGACTTCGCACCCGACCACCCCCTGCGCGAGGTGCCCGATCCCTACTACGGTGGTGATGAAGGCTTCAATGAGGTGTTCCGGATGCTTGACGAGGCGGTGGCCGGACTGATCGCGCACATCCGCCATGGCCGCTGA
- a CDS encoding SAM-dependent methyltransferase: MAAEATLHLIPVWLGEAGGTEQLTPMSLEVVRQVRTFFVEHERSARRALRRMDPGFALDRVELHVLDKDTDEATVRRYAELVRRSGAAAVLSESGMPCIADPGARLVAWAHRMNIEVRPHPGPSSLLLTLAASGLDGQHFVFHGYLPREAEDRRRALRSIAQDAQRTGRTQLFIETPYRNDALLAELLRTVDGGLRLCIAAELMQPDVLLRTRTVNAWRTDPPALKDRRTVFALGR, translated from the coding sequence ATGGCCGCTGAAGCCACCCTGCACCTGATCCCCGTATGGCTGGGCGAGGCCGGTGGCACCGAGCAGCTGACACCGATGAGCCTCGAGGTGGTGCGGCAGGTGCGCACCTTCTTCGTGGAGCATGAGCGCAGCGCACGACGGGCGCTGCGACGCATGGATCCCGGGTTCGCACTGGACCGCGTCGAGCTGCATGTGCTCGACAAGGACACGGACGAGGCCACGGTGCGACGCTATGCGGAGCTCGTGCGCCGCTCCGGTGCGGCCGCGGTGTTGAGCGAATCGGGCATGCCGTGCATCGCCGACCCGGGTGCCCGGCTCGTGGCCTGGGCCCACCGGATGAACATTGAAGTGCGCCCCCATCCGGGTCCTTCCTCCCTCCTGCTGACCCTGGCGGCCTCCGGCCTGGACGGACAGCACTTCGTGTTCCACGGGTACCTCCCACGTGAAGCCGAGGACCGTCGGCGAGCGCTTCGCTCCATCGCCCAGGATGCGCAGCGCACGGGACGAACACAGCTCTTCATCGAGACCCCGTACCGCAACGACGCCCTGCTGGCCGAACTGCTGCGGACCGTGGATGGTGGCCTTCGGCTCTGCATCGCGGCCGAACTGATGCAGCCCGATGTGCTGCTTCGCACGCGCACGGTGAATGCGTGGCGGACGGACCCACCGGCCTTGAAGGACCGGCGGACGGTCTTCGCCCTGGGCCGCTGA
- a CDS encoding FKBP-type peptidyl-prolyl cis-trans isomerase produces MRPVCIVGALAVVLSACDRAPYAGYKEVAPGVYFRLLGLGGSDTALSADDSVLLRLRASEVGGDPGSLFSTQRWYAVHDLRQGAWVPALDRVHPGDSTSIILQADGLPWTVLSPAGRMNPPDTVMVQVELTVMESLTPLMQRVRAEARRALDPEGAERRELAAFLSASSEAWTRWGTSDLYFTLGPGAGDTARVRAGDRVSISYVGSRLDGGEPFDESDRHGQPFTFRFGDPDQVLPGIEVAVSLLRPGQHGRFVLPSSMAFGGKGVPQVVRPHEPVLYSVHLVAVERGPDRGT; encoded by the coding sequence ATGAGGCCCGTGTGCATCGTCGGGGCCCTGGCCGTGGTACTGAGCGCATGCGATCGAGCGCCGTACGCGGGCTACAAGGAGGTGGCGCCCGGCGTGTACTTCCGCCTGCTCGGCCTCGGCGGCTCGGACACCGCCCTTTCCGCGGATGACTCGGTGCTGCTGCGTCTCCGTGCGTCGGAGGTCGGCGGCGATCCGGGGTCCCTGTTCAGCACCCAGCGCTGGTATGCGGTCCACGATCTCCGGCAGGGGGCCTGGGTGCCGGCGCTCGATCGCGTGCACCCCGGCGACAGCACCAGCATCATCCTTCAGGCCGACGGACTTCCCTGGACGGTGCTGTCGCCTGCTGGGCGGATGAACCCGCCCGACACGGTCATGGTACAGGTCGAGCTCACGGTGATGGAGTCCTTGACGCCACTGATGCAGCGCGTACGGGCCGAGGCCAGGCGGGCGCTGGACCCCGAAGGCGCCGAGCGCCGCGAACTGGCCGCGTTCCTCTCCGCGTCATCGGAGGCATGGACGCGATGGGGTACGAGCGACCTGTACTTCACCCTTGGACCAGGGGCCGGGGACACCGCAAGGGTCCGTGCCGGTGACCGCGTGTCCATCAGCTATGTGGGCTCACGGCTCGACGGCGGTGAGCCTTTCGATGAGAGCGACCGCCATGGACAACCGTTCACGTTCCGCTTCGGAGATCCCGATCAGGTCCTGCCCGGCATCGAAGTGGCGGTGAGCCTGCTTCGGCCCGGTCAGCACGGTCGTTTCGTCCTGCCATCGTCCATGGCCTTCGGCGGGAAGGGGGTGCCGCAGGTGGTGCGTCCCCATGAGCCCGTGCTGTACAGCGTACATCTGGTGGCCGTGGAACGTGGCCCCGATCGGGGAACCTGA
- a CDS encoding FKBP-type peptidyl-prolyl cis-trans isomerase, with amino-acid sequence MTRLLSAALLLFTSCTGGDAPPARTGGGDQRKAPAYVKENQEANRIEARDLVNYAARHGLRTRVSGTGVHHQLLRDMPGDTARPGQWVAMNYRMELLNGTTCSASEPGRPESFQVELDHVESGLHEAVQHLSPGDSAVILIPSYRAHGLVGDMDKVPPRSSVVYHIGVISLSGPRDR; translated from the coding sequence ATGACCCGCCTGCTTTCGGCCGCCCTGCTCCTGTTCACTTCCTGTACCGGAGGAGATGCGCCTCCCGCGCGCACCGGCGGCGGCGATCAACGCAAGGCGCCGGCCTATGTGAAGGAGAACCAGGAGGCCAACCGCATCGAGGCGCGTGACCTGGTCAATTACGCGGCGCGCCACGGCCTTCGCACGCGCGTGTCGGGCACCGGTGTCCATCACCAACTGCTGCGCGACATGCCCGGCGATACGGCACGGCCCGGTCAGTGGGTGGCGATGAACTATCGCATGGAACTGCTCAATGGCACGACCTGCAGCGCCTCTGAACCCGGTCGGCCGGAGTCCTTTCAGGTTGAGTTGGATCACGTGGAGAGCGGATTGCACGAGGCCGTGCAGCACCTGTCCCCGGGTGACAGTGCGGTGATCCTCATCCCAAGCTATCGGGCGCATGGACTCGTCGGCGACATGGACAAGGTTCCGCCGCGCAGTTCCGTCGTGTACCACATCGGCGTGATCTCCCTGTCCGGACCACGTGACCGATGA
- a CDS encoding bifunctional oligoribonuclease/PAP phosphatase NrnA encodes MSFVHRDHPGLLRLQALLEGHRRCAIVTHYNPDGDAMGSSLGLAHVLRHMGHTVQVVLPNAPPPFLRWMPGAGDCIAADTAADRCRATIAEAEILFCLDFNRPDRAGMLEDAVRTARQRVLIDHHQRPDIDAVVAFSDTASCATSQMVVDLLVALGQEHLIDPDAATCLYTGIMTDSGSFRFSSTTPHTLRMAALLMERGAVPDRIHGAVMDDHTEQRMRLMGFMLAERMTVLQDLGVVVLVLRGEDLKRFGFRPGDTEGFVNLGLSMRGIRLSAFFLERPDRIKISLRSKGTLPVDGLLAEHFHGGGHVNAAGGHCEGPIDACVQRFMELLPAHIQAHPA; translated from the coding sequence ATGTCCTTTGTACACCGTGACCATCCCGGTCTGTTGCGGCTTCAGGCCCTGCTTGAAGGCCATCGGCGTTGTGCGATCGTCACGCATTACAATCCCGACGGGGACGCCATGGGCTCGTCGCTCGGCCTGGCGCACGTCCTGCGCCACATGGGCCACACCGTGCAGGTGGTGCTGCCCAACGCTCCGCCGCCCTTTCTCCGCTGGATGCCTGGTGCAGGTGATTGCATCGCCGCGGACACCGCGGCGGACCGCTGCCGCGCCACCATCGCCGAGGCCGAGATCCTGTTCTGCCTCGACTTCAACCGGCCCGATCGGGCCGGCATGCTCGAGGATGCCGTCCGAACCGCCCGCCAGCGCGTCCTGATCGACCACCATCAGCGGCCCGACATCGACGCCGTGGTGGCCTTCAGCGACACCGCCTCATGCGCCACCAGCCAGATGGTGGTGGACCTGCTGGTGGCCCTCGGCCAGGAACACCTCATCGATCCGGACGCCGCCACCTGCCTCTACACAGGCATCATGACCGACAGCGGATCGTTCCGGTTCTCGAGCACCACCCCGCACACCCTGCGGATGGCCGCCCTGCTCATGGAGCGCGGTGCCGTGCCCGACCGCATCCACGGGGCCGTGATGGATGACCATACCGAACAACGCATGCGCCTGATGGGCTTCATGCTCGCCGAGCGAATGACGGTGCTCCAGGACCTGGGCGTCGTGGTGCTGGTGCTGCGCGGCGAGGACCTGAAGCGCTTCGGGTTCAGACCTGGGGACACCGAGGGCTTCGTCAACCTCGGCCTCAGCATGCGTGGCATCCGCCTCTCGGCCTTCTTCCTCGAGCGCCCCGATCGGATCAAGATCAGTCTCCGGTCAAAGGGGACGCTCCCTGTGGACGGCCTGCTCGCCGAGCACTTCCACGGGGGCGGGCACGTCAACGCCGCCGGGGGGCATTGCGAAGGCCCCATCGATGCATGCGTGCAGCGCTTCATGGAACTGCTCCCCGCCCATATCCAGGCCCACCCGGCATGA
- a CDS encoding nucleoside-diphosphate kinase produces MSGNRTFTMIKPEAVAAGHSGKIIDMIIANGFRIVALKYTRLSAAEAGTFYEVHKERPFYGELVDYMASGPIMAAILEKDNAVEAFRKLIGATDPAQAEEGTIRKRFAESKAKNAVHGSDSDANALIEGHFFFSSREQY; encoded by the coding sequence ATGTCAGGCAACCGCACGTTCACGATGATCAAGCCCGAGGCCGTGGCCGCCGGGCACTCCGGGAAGATCATCGACATGATCATCGCCAACGGCTTCCGCATCGTGGCGCTCAAGTACACACGCCTTTCCGCCGCCGAGGCGGGCACCTTCTACGAGGTGCACAAGGAGCGGCCGTTCTATGGTGAACTGGTGGACTACATGGCCAGCGGCCCGATCATGGCGGCGATCCTCGAGAAGGACAATGCGGTGGAGGCCTTCCGCAAGCTCATCGGTGCCACGGACCCGGCACAGGCCGAGGAAGGCACCATCCGCAAGCGCTTCGCGGAGAGCAAGGCGAAGAACGCGGTGCATGGCAGCGACAGCGACGCGAACGCGCTGATCGAGGGGCACTTCTTCTTCAGCAGCCGCGAGCAGTACTGA
- a CDS encoding DUF721 domain-containing protein encodes MIDAYGLREKLDELDIASWWDEVAGGPIARHTTAVTLRRGHLHVRVDNAPLRQELGYMKDRLIELLNERSGRAVVRSVTIG; translated from the coding sequence ATGATCGATGCCTACGGGCTGCGCGAGAAGCTCGATGAGCTCGACATCGCCAGCTGGTGGGACGAGGTGGCCGGAGGGCCCATCGCCCGGCACACCACGGCCGTCACCCTGCGCCGCGGGCATCTTCACGTGCGTGTGGACAACGCCCCCCTGCGCCAGGAGCTCGGTTACATGAAGGACCGGCTGATCGAGCTGCTCAACGAACGCAGCGGCCGGGCGGTCGTCCGCTCGGTCACCATCGGTTGA